The following are encoded together in the Halomonas halophila genome:
- a CDS encoding GAK system ATP-grasp enzyme has product MTDPNPRIGVVGIPGKWSTEVLADAIEARTGFRAVIDLQHISLDLTTGRLDHRGLDLGELDALVVKKISAEYSPDSLDRLELLRAAEARGVRVFSGAEKMLRLINRLSCTLTLRHAGIPMPETVVTEDVDSACEAVQRFGEAVFKPLFSTKARGMCVISAGQSPEALRAEVEAFRRDNPMMYLQRKVELPGRDLGMVFAGGRYLGTYARVPQSGDSWNTTIHSGGRYEAYAPSEALIDLATRAQAPFGLDFTTVDVAETPDGPIVFEVSAFGGFRGALEGAGIDAAGAYLDHVLSEL; this is encoded by the coding sequence TTGACTGACCCCAATCCCAGGATCGGCGTGGTGGGCATTCCCGGCAAGTGGTCCACCGAGGTGCTGGCCGACGCCATCGAGGCGCGGACCGGGTTTCGTGCGGTGATCGACCTTCAGCACATCAGCCTCGACCTGACCACCGGCCGCCTCGACCACCGGGGCCTGGATCTCGGCGAGCTGGACGCCCTGGTCGTGAAGAAGATCAGCGCCGAGTACAGCCCCGACAGCCTGGATCGCCTGGAGCTGTTGCGGGCGGCGGAGGCCCGGGGCGTGCGGGTGTTCAGCGGCGCCGAGAAGATGCTGCGGCTGATCAATCGCCTCAGCTGCACCCTCACCCTGCGCCACGCCGGCATCCCGATGCCGGAGACGGTCGTCACCGAGGACGTCGACAGCGCCTGCGAGGCCGTCCAGCGCTTCGGCGAGGCGGTCTTCAAGCCGCTGTTCTCGACCAAGGCCCGGGGCATGTGCGTGATCTCCGCCGGCCAGTCGCCGGAGGCGCTGCGCGCCGAGGTCGAGGCCTTCCGCCGCGACAATCCGATGATGTACCTGCAGCGCAAGGTCGAGCTGCCCGGCCGCGATCTGGGCATGGTGTTCGCCGGCGGGCGCTACCTCGGCACCTACGCCCGCGTGCCCCAGAGCGGCGACAGCTGGAACACCACCATCCACAGCGGCGGCCGCTACGAGGCCTATGCGCCCTCGGAGGCGCTGATCGACCTGGCCACTAGGGCCCAGGCGCCCTTCGGCCTGGACTTCACCACCGTGGACGTGGCCGAGACCCCGGACGGCCCGATCGTCTTCGAGGTGTCCGCCTTCGGCGGCTTCCGCGGCGCCCTGGAGGGCGCGGGTATCGACGCCGCCGGCGCCTACCTCGACCACGTGCTGAGCGAGCTATGA
- a CDS encoding universal stress protein, translating to MYQSILVPVDGSEHSAKALGVAAQLARGSSASLILLTVAEYPPGNMGLFTGGMPEPFTADNWNDIADSLKADADDALQKVRDAVDLSGLEVESVVRQGMPAETILHEASQRGVDAIVMGSRGISDMHGMIFGSTSHKVSHVAECSVITVA from the coding sequence ATGTATCAGTCCATCCTCGTGCCCGTCGACGGCTCCGAGCACTCCGCCAAGGCGCTGGGCGTCGCGGCGCAGCTGGCGCGGGGCTCCTCCGCGTCGCTGATCCTGCTGACCGTGGCCGAGTATCCGCCCGGTAACATGGGGCTGTTCACCGGCGGCATGCCCGAGCCCTTCACCGCGGACAACTGGAACGATATCGCCGACTCGCTGAAGGCCGACGCCGACGATGCCCTGCAGAAGGTGCGCGACGCCGTCGACCTGAGCGGCCTCGAGGTCGAGTCAGTGGTGCGTCAGGGCATGCCGGCCGAGACGATCCTCCATGAGGCATCTCAGCGCGGCGTCGACGCCATCGTGATGGGCAGTCGCGGGATCAGCGACATGCACGGCATGATCTTCGGCAGCACCTCGCACAAGGTCAGCCACGTCGCCGAGTGTTCGGTCATTACCGTAGCCTGA
- a CDS encoding NUDIX domain-containing protein: MSRELLLLRHGKSDGSVPVDDLERPLKKRGKLGAQRMGAWLAEQGRVPQRILTSPAERARATAEKCAKAMGLTAEAVTLEPALYEGDPEALAHVVARCPDDISRLMVVGHNPGLEEFLDWLSPEPLPDAEDGKRLPTAALARLGLDVAWASLAAGGARLLELQRPKVLPEGFPFPFPDGAERRERPAYYYTQSAVLPYRWRDGALEVLLIGSSSNRHWSLPKGIVEPGLSPKASALKEAGEEAGISGAIAAVAPGHYRQAKWGATCEVALFAMRVDAEQPQHDREEPHRTRRWFAPEEAAAAVKGEALASELRALAARLQSGGAS, encoded by the coding sequence ATGTCTCGCGAGCTGCTGTTGCTGCGCCACGGCAAGTCCGACGGGTCGGTGCCGGTTGACGATCTCGAGCGGCCGCTGAAGAAGCGCGGCAAGCTCGGCGCCCAGCGCATGGGCGCCTGGCTGGCCGAGCAGGGGCGGGTGCCGCAGCGCATCCTGACCTCGCCCGCCGAGCGCGCCCGGGCCACCGCCGAGAAGTGCGCCAAGGCCATGGGGCTGACCGCCGAGGCCGTGACGCTGGAGCCGGCGCTCTACGAGGGCGATCCCGAGGCGCTGGCGCACGTGGTGGCGCGCTGCCCGGACGATATCTCGCGGCTGATGGTGGTCGGCCACAACCCCGGGCTGGAGGAATTCCTCGACTGGCTCTCGCCCGAACCGCTTCCCGACGCGGAAGACGGCAAGCGACTGCCCACCGCGGCGCTGGCGCGCCTCGGCCTGGACGTCGCCTGGGCGTCGCTCGCCGCCGGCGGGGCGCGGCTGCTCGAGCTACAGCGCCCGAAGGTGCTGCCCGAGGGCTTTCCCTTCCCGTTTCCCGACGGCGCCGAGCGGCGCGAGCGGCCGGCCTACTACTACACCCAGTCCGCGGTGCTGCCCTATCGCTGGCGCGATGGCGCACTTGAGGTGCTGCTGATCGGCTCGAGCAGCAATCGCCACTGGAGCCTGCCCAAGGGCATCGTCGAACCGGGGCTTTCCCCCAAGGCCTCGGCGCTCAAGGAGGCGGGCGAGGAGGCCGGCATCAGCGGCGCGATCGCCGCCGTGGCGCCGGGCCACTATCGCCAGGCCAAGTGGGGCGCGACCTGTGAGGTGGCGCTGTTCGCCATGCGCGTCGACGCCGAGCAGCCGCAGCATGACCGCGAGGAGCCGCACCGTACCCGGCGCTGGTTCGCGCCCGAGGAGGCCGCCGCGGCGGTCAAGGGCGAGGCGCTGGCGAGCGAGCTGCGCGCGCTGGCGGCGCGTCTCCAGTCGGGAGGCGCGTCATGA
- a CDS encoding metallophosphoesterase, with protein sequence MASGQARSETSGVNVGDEGRGVPRGFPRYKGPSWLTEALPTTAEPWVPGGRNAQARGGSSPAVVTRLLRRAVSHRPWAWPERRVFFISDPHADAQAFVGSLVASGGVKQTGPGLDEIRLTKRGRKGAFVIGGDCLDKGPSNLTLLRSLRRLMDSGARVTLLAGNHDMRLLMGLMALEHERSPRTEHLFVRMGSKAIPLLKEVYAEYLAGKKKPLAGVPGRKGCRRRLFPDEGWFEAFPAMAREQMSDKAIERELARLRKKVANFEAACEKAGLTLRQVYAASQVLCALFLRPEGEFAWFFEAMRLAHREGSFLFVHAGLDDSTARLIEDEGVEALNRRFSEQVLEDPFGFYYGPLANTLRTKYRKVDFPLTEHGVDRVYRQGIHAVVHGHINLTAGQRLMIRRGMLHIEGDITLDRNSRRKEGLEGHGMGVTIIDPAGRVIGISNDYPHAKVFEPERYLERRRAATQKKARPS encoded by the coding sequence ATGGCGAGTGGTCAGGCCCGTTCCGAGACATCCGGCGTGAATGTCGGCGATGAGGGCCGCGGTGTTCCCCGCGGCTTTCCCCGCTACAAGGGACCGTCGTGGCTGACCGAGGCGCTGCCGACCACCGCGGAGCCCTGGGTGCCGGGCGGGCGCAACGCCCAGGCGCGGGGCGGCAGTTCGCCGGCGGTGGTCACCCGCCTGCTGCGCCGCGCGGTGTCGCATCGCCCCTGGGCCTGGCCCGAGCGTCGGGTCTTCTTCATCTCCGACCCGCACGCCGATGCGCAGGCCTTCGTGGGCTCGCTGGTGGCCTCGGGCGGCGTGAAGCAGACCGGGCCGGGCCTTGACGAGATCCGCCTGACCAAGCGCGGCCGCAAGGGCGCCTTCGTGATCGGCGGCGACTGCCTGGACAAGGGGCCCAGCAACCTGACGCTGCTGCGCAGCCTGCGCCGGCTGATGGACAGCGGCGCCCGGGTGACGCTGCTGGCGGGCAACCATGACATGCGCCTGCTGATGGGGCTGATGGCCCTGGAGCACGAGCGCTCGCCGCGCACCGAGCACCTCTTCGTGCGCATGGGCAGCAAGGCCATCCCGCTGCTCAAGGAGGTGTACGCCGAGTACCTGGCCGGCAAGAAGAAGCCGCTGGCCGGCGTCCCGGGCAGGAAGGGCTGCCGGCGGCGGCTGTTTCCCGACGAGGGCTGGTTCGAGGCCTTCCCGGCCATGGCCCGGGAGCAGATGAGCGACAAGGCCATCGAGCGAGAGCTCGCCCGGCTGCGCAAGAAGGTGGCGAACTTCGAGGCCGCCTGCGAGAAGGCCGGCTTGACGCTGCGCCAGGTTTACGCCGCGTCGCAGGTGCTGTGCGCGCTGTTCCTGCGCCCGGAGGGCGAGTTCGCCTGGTTCTTCGAGGCCATGCGGCTCGCCCACCGGGAGGGTTCCTTCCTGTTCGTGCACGCCGGGCTGGACGACAGCACCGCTCGCCTGATCGAGGACGAAGGCGTCGAGGCGTTGAACCGGCGCTTCTCCGAGCAGGTGCTCGAGGATCCCTTCGGGTTCTACTATGGGCCGCTGGCCAACACCCTGCGCACCAAGTATCGCAAGGTCGATTTTCCCCTGACCGAACACGGCGTCGACCGCGTCTATCGCCAGGGCATCCACGCCGTGGTGCACGGCCATATCAACCTCACCGCCGGACAGCGCCTGATGATTCGCCGCGGCATGCTGCACATCGAGGGCGACATCACCCTGGACCGCAACTCGCGTCGCAAGGAAGGGCTCGAGGGGCATGGCATGGGCGTGACCATCATCGACCCGGCGGGCCGGGTGATCGGCATCAGCAACGACTATCCGCATGCCAAGGTCTTCGAACCGGAGCGCTACCTCGAGAGGCGGCGTGCGGCCACCCAGAAGAAGGCAAGACCATCATGA
- a CDS encoding NUDIX domain-containing protein, whose amino-acid sequence MAELIPGVRNSARALILRDERLLLLRKQGDVYALPGGGQDTGESLETALQRECREEIDTEVLSPTLVRVCDYVKLKRTEPPLRRHQVDFLFLATVPDDYTPRSGTSPDKRQLEVCWVGIDALPRLAFSPFYLADLLPRLVGAGALPAEPLYAGEFHDPADT is encoded by the coding sequence ATGGCCGAGCTGATTCCCGGGGTGCGCAATTCGGCCAGAGCGCTGATCCTGCGCGACGAGCGCCTGCTTCTGCTGAGGAAGCAGGGCGACGTCTATGCCCTGCCCGGCGGCGGGCAGGACACCGGCGAATCCCTGGAGACCGCCCTGCAGCGGGAGTGCCGCGAGGAGATCGATACCGAGGTGCTGTCGCCGACCCTGGTGCGGGTCTGCGACTACGTCAAGCTCAAGCGCACCGAGCCGCCGCTGCGCCGACACCAGGTCGACTTCCTGTTTCTCGCGACCGTGCCCGATGACTACACGCCGCGTAGCGGTACGAGCCCCGACAAGCGCCAGCTCGAGGTGTGCTGGGTCGGGATCGATGCCCTTCCGCGGCTGGCGTTCTCTCCCTTCTATCTGGCCGATCTGCTGCCTCGCCTGGTGGGCGCCGGCGCGCTGCCGGCCGAACCACTCTATGCGGGCGAGTTCCATGACCCAGCGGATACCTGA
- a CDS encoding GAK system CofD-like protein, translating into MVDVRVTRTALVPDPLRVQRYQKAPELGPRLLFFSGGSALNGVSRRLQHYTHNSIHLVTPFDSGGSSAKLREAFHMPAIGDLRSRLMALADDSILGHPEVYRLFTHRLPKDGEPSALRATLDALVSGRHPLTDDISNPMRRLICHQLGFFREAMPADFDLRGASIGNLILAGGYLNNHQQLDPIIFLFSKLVHVRGTVRAVVNKDYHLAVTLEDGRRVLGQHRITGKEVAPLTSPIAGLELSASRDRDEPVTARLRKKNRRLIASAELICYPPGSFYSSLLANLLPEGVGRAIHANRCPKVFIPNSSPDPEQAGMGLEQQISVLLDTLRRDIGEARPAHELVNFVLLDRARGDYPGELSDAFLKELGITLIDTRLIGESGTPHYDPDLLATALLSLV; encoded by the coding sequence ATGGTCGACGTTCGCGTCACCCGCACCGCCCTGGTGCCCGACCCGCTGCGGGTCCAGCGCTACCAGAAGGCCCCGGAACTGGGCCCGCGTCTGCTGTTCTTCAGCGGCGGCTCGGCCCTCAACGGCGTGTCACGGCGGCTGCAGCACTACACCCACAACTCCATCCACCTGGTGACGCCCTTCGACTCCGGCGGCAGCTCCGCCAAGCTGCGCGAGGCCTTCCACATGCCCGCCATCGGCGACCTGCGCAGCCGGCTGATGGCGCTGGCCGACGACTCCATCCTCGGCCATCCCGAGGTCTACCGGCTGTTCACCCACCGGCTGCCGAAGGACGGCGAACCGTCGGCCCTGCGCGCGACCCTGGATGCGCTGGTGAGCGGGCGCCATCCGCTAACCGACGACATCTCCAACCCCATGCGCCGGCTGATCTGCCACCAGCTCGGCTTCTTCCGCGAGGCGATGCCCGCTGACTTCGACCTGCGCGGCGCCAGCATCGGCAACCTGATCCTGGCGGGCGGCTACCTGAACAACCACCAGCAGCTCGATCCGATCATCTTCCTGTTCTCCAAGCTGGTGCACGTGCGCGGCACGGTGCGCGCCGTGGTCAACAAGGACTACCACCTGGCGGTCACGCTGGAAGACGGCCGCCGGGTGCTGGGCCAGCACCGCATCACCGGCAAGGAGGTCGCGCCGCTGACCTCGCCCATCGCCGGCCTCGAGCTCTCGGCCAGTCGCGACCGCGACGAGCCCGTCACCGCCAGGCTGCGCAAGAAGAACCGCCGGCTGATCGCCTCCGCCGAGCTGATCTGCTATCCGCCGGGCAGCTTCTACTCCAGCCTGCTGGCCAACCTGCTGCCGGAAGGCGTCGGCCGGGCCATCCACGCCAACCGTTGCCCCAAGGTGTTCATACCCAACTCGAGCCCCGACCCCGAGCAGGCCGGCATGGGACTGGAGCAGCAGATCAGCGTGCTGCTCGATACCCTGCGCCGCGACATCGGCGAAGCCCGCCCCGCCCACGAACTGGTGAACTTCGTGCTGCTCGACCGGGCGCGCGGCGACTACCCCGGCGAGCTGTCCGACGCCTTCCTGAAAGAGCTCGGCATCACTCTGATCGACACCCGGCTGATCGGCGAGAGCGGCACGCCGCACTACGATCCCGACCTGCTGGCCACGGCCCTGCTGTCGCTGGTGTAG
- a CDS encoding histidine phosphatase family protein gives MTNRTPRTIAALIRHGDYHQLADTPSAHQPFPLTERGEVQAAEAGLALAQTLAAEGWRLAETIDASRLLRAWQTAEGLKAALSSAGVPCEAAPRVESFSALAERGLGCAANLTAAQIAEVVAADPRCGELPADWKSNSHFRLPLPGAESLMEAGERVAEHLESRMAALSAQAGQDTLKVFVGHGASFRHAAHRLGVLAFDDIARLSMYHAAPVYLERDAHGRWHHVGGRWKVRGGDGYHD, from the coding sequence ATGACAAATCGCACGCCCCGCACCATCGCGGCGCTGATCCGCCATGGTGACTATCACCAGCTGGCCGATACGCCGAGCGCCCACCAGCCCTTCCCGCTGACCGAGCGTGGGGAAGTCCAGGCCGCCGAGGCCGGTCTCGCGCTGGCGCAGACCCTGGCCGCCGAAGGCTGGCGCCTGGCCGAGACCATCGATGCCTCGCGCCTGCTGCGGGCCTGGCAGACCGCCGAGGGCCTCAAAGCGGCGCTTTCCTCGGCCGGCGTGCCGTGCGAGGCGGCGCCGCGGGTCGAGAGCTTCTCCGCCCTGGCCGAGCGCGGGCTGGGCTGCGCGGCGAACCTGACCGCGGCGCAGATCGCCGAGGTGGTCGCGGCGGACCCGCGCTGCGGCGAGCTGCCGGCGGACTGGAAGTCGAACAGCCACTTCCGCCTGCCGCTGCCCGGGGCGGAGTCGCTGATGGAGGCCGGCGAGCGCGTCGCCGAGCATCTCGAGTCGCGCATGGCCGCGCTGTCGGCGCAGGCCGGTCAGGACACGCTCAAGGTCTTCGTCGGCCACGGGGCCTCCTTCCGCCACGCCGCCCATCGACTCGGCGTGCTGGCCTTCGACGACATCGCCCGGCTGAGCATGTATCACGCCGCGCCGGTCTACCTGGAGCGCGATGCCCACGGCCGCTGGCATCATGTCGGCGGACGCTGGAAGGTGAGGGGCGGCGATGGCTACCACGACTAG
- a CDS encoding HprK-related kinase B: MSTANATPAALAETLIGEAELLERALVLDMGRATLAIRSNSAALLDRLGDYFAHCLAPDAAATLEVVVIEREAPALDTAFVDWAREPGKTGRKDSVHDLPGGRLVRKVRTGMVFLQSAPHCIAAGPCLAHDNQVVNFVIAQYMNHLQRADWQVCHAAALVRDGRALAIAAFSGGGKSTAMLHALEHPATVFLTNDRLFLKREGGEVRAAGVPKQPRINPGTALHNPRLETLLPVARRDQLRALPADALWELEEKHDVPVAARYGPDRLTDEATLGGFVVLNWRRDDASPPRVAAVDLTQRRDLLAAIMKSAGPFYQRADGSFLADDEPLDEAAYLDVLAGVPVFEVSGGIDFNALVAGHLIPLLEG; the protein is encoded by the coding sequence ATGAGCACCGCGAACGCCACGCCGGCGGCCCTGGCCGAGACGCTGATCGGTGAGGCCGAACTGCTCGAGCGTGCGCTGGTGCTCGACATGGGGCGGGCGACGCTGGCGATTCGCTCCAACTCGGCCGCGCTGCTCGATCGTCTCGGCGACTACTTCGCCCACTGCCTGGCGCCGGACGCGGCGGCGACGCTCGAGGTGGTCGTCATCGAGCGCGAGGCCCCCGCGCTGGACACCGCCTTCGTCGACTGGGCCCGCGAGCCGGGCAAGACCGGGCGCAAGGACAGCGTCCACGACCTGCCCGGCGGCCGGCTGGTGCGCAAGGTGCGCACCGGCATGGTGTTCCTGCAGAGCGCGCCGCACTGCATCGCGGCCGGGCCCTGCCTGGCCCACGACAACCAGGTGGTGAACTTCGTCATCGCCCAATACATGAATCACCTGCAGCGGGCGGACTGGCAGGTCTGCCACGCCGCGGCGCTGGTGCGCGACGGCCGGGCGCTGGCCATCGCCGCCTTCTCCGGCGGCGGCAAGTCCACCGCCATGCTGCACGCCCTGGAGCATCCCGCGACCGTCTTCCTGACCAACGACCGGCTGTTCCTCAAGCGCGAGGGCGGCGAGGTGCGGGCCGCCGGCGTGCCCAAGCAGCCGCGCATCAATCCCGGCACCGCGCTCCACAATCCCCGCCTCGAGACGCTGCTGCCGGTCGCGCGCCGGGATCAGCTGAGGGCGCTGCCGGCCGACGCGCTGTGGGAGCTGGAAGAGAAGCACGACGTGCCCGTCGCCGCGCGCTACGGTCCCGATCGCCTGACTGATGAGGCGACCCTGGGAGGCTTCGTGGTCCTCAACTGGCGCCGCGACGACGCGAGCCCGCCGCGGGTCGCCGCCGTGGATTTGACGCAGCGTCGCGACCTGCTGGCGGCGATCATGAAGTCGGCGGGGCCCTTCTATCAGCGTGCGGACGGCAGCTTCCTGGCCGACGACGAGCCCCTCGACGAGGCCGCCTACCTGGACGTGCTGGCCGGCGTGCCGGTGTTCGAGGTCAGCGGCGGCATCGACTTCAATGCCCTGGTGGCGGGGCATCTCATTCCCCTGCTGGAGGGCTAG
- a CDS encoding phosphotransferase has product MTQRIPDSIQDNLRFLCVEVDSQLANLQAFFATPTAAIARRVSERDGYARNLKMRIHADCVRRLSRKKTGEARRRILRSLELVATDLDRLTELARESVRQLVDVDDPAALSPEDFPPMLALVRSGVAMVEGAVADSDTQQALQIGRLQDTLHKRVQQRVGDGVTALKQRDNSTEDLTRALFVAQTIRQMGDVLLHLSEVIISANLGQSMNFERYRSLHSLVEELADGEDEAFSMAPIAETRSGSSISGISTGDDDDYMAIFKDGLKRKVKEERQGVESWHEIYPGLAPRILSYKKRGQSAALLIEHLPGFTFEHILLNESPELLDEALKRLTRTLKSVWQETHTDTPVAAGYMQQLEKRLGEVYKIHPEFRSSGATVCGVELLGFDALVERARVREAELGAPFSVYIHGDFNVDNIIYDPLERRINFIDLHRSSYMDYVQDVSVFMVSNYRLQIMDAPLRRRIMGLAQDFYRTARRYATSRGDTTFELRLALGLARSFATSTRFILDQSLASRMFLRARYLLELVLAADLEKADRFRIPMKEIFVD; this is encoded by the coding sequence ATGACCCAGCGGATACCTGACAGCATCCAGGACAACCTGCGCTTTCTGTGCGTCGAGGTGGATTCCCAGCTGGCCAATCTCCAGGCCTTCTTTGCCACCCCGACCGCGGCCATCGCCCGGCGCGTCTCGGAGCGTGACGGCTATGCCCGCAACCTCAAGATGCGCATCCATGCCGACTGCGTCCGGCGGCTGTCGCGCAAGAAGACCGGCGAGGCGCGGCGGCGCATCCTGCGCAGCCTGGAGCTGGTGGCCACCGACCTGGACCGCCTCACCGAGCTGGCCCGCGAGAGCGTGCGCCAGCTGGTCGACGTCGACGATCCCGCGGCGCTGTCGCCGGAGGACTTCCCGCCGATGCTGGCGCTGGTGCGCTCCGGCGTGGCCATGGTCGAGGGCGCGGTCGCCGACAGCGACACCCAGCAGGCGCTGCAGATCGGCCGCCTCCAGGACACGCTGCACAAGCGCGTCCAGCAGCGGGTGGGCGACGGCGTCACCGCGCTCAAGCAGCGCGACAACAGCACCGAGGACCTGACCCGGGCGCTGTTCGTGGCCCAGACGATCCGCCAGATGGGCGACGTGCTGCTGCATCTCAGCGAGGTGATCATCTCGGCCAACCTGGGGCAGTCGATGAACTTCGAGCGCTATCGCTCGCTGCACTCGCTGGTCGAGGAGCTGGCCGATGGCGAGGACGAGGCCTTCAGCATGGCGCCCATCGCCGAGACCCGATCGGGCAGCAGCATCTCGGGCATCTCCACGGGCGATGACGACGACTACATGGCGATCTTCAAGGACGGCCTCAAGCGCAAGGTCAAGGAAGAGCGCCAGGGGGTCGAGAGCTGGCACGAGATCTATCCCGGCCTGGCGCCCAGGATCCTGTCCTACAAGAAGCGCGGCCAGTCGGCGGCGCTGCTGATCGAGCACCTGCCCGGCTTCACCTTCGAGCACATCCTGCTCAACGAGTCGCCCGAGCTGCTCGACGAGGCCCTCAAGCGGCTCACCCGCACGCTGAAGTCGGTGTGGCAGGAGACCCATACCGACACCCCGGTCGCCGCCGGCTACATGCAGCAGCTCGAGAAGCGCCTCGGCGAGGTCTACAAGATCCATCCCGAGTTCCGTAGCAGCGGCGCGACGGTGTGCGGCGTCGAGCTGCTCGGCTTCGATGCGCTGGTCGAGCGCGCCAGAGTCCGGGAGGCCGAGCTGGGTGCGCCGTTCTCGGTGTACATCCACGGCGACTTCAACGTCGACAACATCATCTACGACCCGCTCGAGCGGCGGATCAACTTCATCGACCTGCACCGCTCCAGCTACATGGACTACGTGCAGGACGTCTCGGTGTTCATGGTCTCCAACTATCGGCTGCAGATCATGGATGCCCCGCTGCGCCGTCGCATCATGGGCCTGGCCCAGGACTTCTATCGCACGGCGCGGCGCTATGCGACGTCCCGAGGCGACACCACCTTCGAGCTGAGGCTGGCGCTGGGGCTGGCGCGCTCCTTCGCCACCTCGACCCGTTTCATCCTCGACCAGTCGCTGGCCAGCCGCATGTTCCTGCGCGCGCGCTATCTGCTCGAGCTGGTCCTGGCGGCCGATCTGGAGAAGGCCGACCGTTTTCGTATTCCCATGAAGGAGATTTTCGTTGACTGA
- a CDS encoding amphi-Trp domain-containing protein — MKTEKSLFRHESLQSIKGAQEILKAITKGLAKGVLSFSDDEGEIRLAPKGLINLKITARKEDDYHRLDIRLSWQANDGKAKKSTLKVGHDE, encoded by the coding sequence ATGAAGACCGAGAAGAGCCTCTTCCGGCACGAATCGCTACAGAGCATCAAGGGCGCCCAGGAGATCCTCAAGGCGATCACCAAGGGGTTGGCCAAGGGTGTGCTGTCGTTCTCGGACGACGAAGGCGAGATCCGCCTCGCGCCCAAGGGGCTGATCAATCTCAAGATCACCGCGCGCAAGGAAGACGACTATCACCGCCTGGATATCCGCCTCTCCTGGCAGGCCAACGACGGCAAGGCGAAGAAGTCGACGCTGAAGGTCGGCCACGACGAGTAG
- a CDS encoding TlpA family protein disulfide reductase, translating into MDAIALGPVLLPLPRLYALACALLLLVAAALALRLPRARRARWFNGLIIAWLVGARLGHVALNLPAYEAAPLDALKLWLPGYQAWLGLLAALAWSAWALRDRLAAMLGAQGLTIGATLAWLALMSWAPLGSGITPRALPELTLENLEGQPVNLAEISGQPVIVNLWATWCPPCRRELPLLAEADARDDVTVVVVNQGEDLLPVARYLDAQGLTFEHALLDPRQSLMVASDAPGLPTTLLFDAEGRTRERHVGELTRATLDGWLDAE; encoded by the coding sequence ATGGATGCCATCGCCCTCGGGCCCGTGCTGCTTCCCCTGCCCCGCCTCTACGCCCTGGCCTGTGCTCTGCTGCTGCTCGTCGCCGCCGCCCTGGCCCTGCGCCTGCCCCGCGCCCGCCGAGCGCGCTGGTTCAACGGCCTGATCATCGCCTGGCTGGTCGGCGCGCGGCTCGGCCACGTGGCCCTGAACCTGCCGGCCTACGAAGCGGCGCCGCTGGACGCGCTGAAGCTGTGGCTGCCGGGCTATCAGGCGTGGCTCGGCCTGCTCGCCGCCCTGGCCTGGAGCGCCTGGGCGCTGCGCGACCGCCTGGCCGCCATGCTCGGCGCCCAGGGCCTGACGATCGGCGCCACCCTGGCCTGGCTGGCGCTGATGAGCTGGGCGCCGCTGGGCAGCGGCATCACGCCTCGCGCCCTGCCCGAGTTGACGCTCGAGAACCTCGAGGGCCAGCCGGTCAATCTCGCCGAGATTTCGGGCCAGCCGGTCATCGTCAACCTGTGGGCGACCTGGTGCCCGCCCTGCCGCCGCGAGCTGCCGCTGCTCGCCGAGGCCGACGCCCGGGACGACGTCACCGTGGTGGTGGTCAACCAGGGCGAGGACCTGCTGCCGGTGGCGCGCTATCTCGATGCCCAGGGACTCACCTTCGAGCACGCCCTGCTCGACCCGCGCCAGTCGCTGATGGTGGCCAGCGATGCCCCGGGACTGCCCACCACCCTGCTGTTCGACGCCGAGGGCCGCACCCGGGAGCGCCACGTCGGCGAGCTGACCCGAGCGACCCTCGACGGCTGGCTGGACGCGGAGTAG